The sequence ATAAGTAATTATGGTGCACCAAAACCACTAAAATTACTATCGAAAAATAATGAATGGGCTGGTTTTTCACCCCCAGTTACGCTTTTGGAAAATGCGCTGGCAAAGATTATTTCAGACGATGAAAACAGTCAGTTATGGATTCAAAGCCCCAAAGGCAATGGTCTTTTGGTATATCACTATGGAAATAATTTATTATCCGCAACGGATGACCGCTGGAAAATTTTTAAACAGGGTGCAGGAAATGGCAACTTGCCTTCAAACAATGTATTGAGTCTGGCAAAGGACATGGACAATACTATTTGGGTAGGCACAGATGATGGGATTGGCATTATTCAGTGCACGGACAATCCATTCAGCAACTGTGAGGCTATACTGCCAGTAATTCAACAGGACCAATTTGCCGGATATTTATTTAAAGGTCAGCAAGTTCAAAGTATTGCCGTTGACGGCGCAAACAGAAAATGGATCGGCACCCAGAATGGTGCATGGTTAATCAGCCCTGATGGAAAAAATACCATTCACCATTTTACAGTTACGAATAGTCCTTTATTCAGTAATGATGTTAAGAAAATTGGTATTGATCCATTAACTGGCGAAGTATATTTTGCAACATTCAATGGGTTGTGTAGTTTTCGTTCAACAGCAACGGAATCGAAGCAGCAACTGGATAATGTTCTTGTATTCCCTAATCCAGTTCCACCACAATTCAGCGGACAAATTGCTATCAGGGGGCTTACAGAAAATGCAATCGTCAAAATAACGGAACTGAATGGCCGATTGGTGTATCAAACCAGAAGCCTGGGTGGGCAGGCTATTTGGAACGGACTCGATTATAATGGAAGAAAAATTGCATCAGGAATTTATCTTGTGCTAGTAAAAGACAATAAAGGGATAGAAAACATTGCTACTAAAATAATTATCACCAGTGGCAGATAAGTATAACAGTAATATGACCAGACTAGAGTCAGCCCGTTTATTAATCAGACCCATGAGTATTATTGATGCGGCATTTATGCTTCAGCTCATGAACACATCAGGCTGGATTGAATTTATTGGAGACAGAAATGTAAAAGACAGAACAGCTGCCAGCAATTATATACTCACCAGAATCATTCCCAGTTATCATACCTATGGATTTGGATTATACCTGGTTCTTTTAAAACATTCAAGCAAACCTGTTGGTATTTGCGGTCTGGTAAAAAGAGAGGACTTGACGCATCCAGATCTTGGTTTTGCCATTTTACCTGAGCATGAAAACAAAGGATATATTTCAGAAGCCTGTCAAACGATTCTCGAATATGTTGAAAAGAATTTAACTATATCAACTATCTATGGCATTACTACCGAAAAGAATATTGCTGCCAAAAAAGTTTTGGAAAAACAAGGACTAACTTTTCTGCAAACAGTTCAGCTCCCTCAAAATCAACATGAATTTTTACTGTATGCTAAGGTTTTGCATAAGGAAGACGTTGCACCATAGTAGCATTGGCATATCCATCTAATCCGAGTGACAACATAGATCCGGCTTTCTCCAGATCAATAAATCCATCGGTTTGTACAAGGGATTCGCTAAGAAAAACATGCTGCAATGCTCCTATTACCAAGAAGGTCTGATTATGGGAAATGGGAACAATTTCAACCAGCTGAAGATGATACTTAACAGGTGACTCCTGTACAAAAGGAGCTGGAATACCTTCCTCAAATTGGGACGCTAATCCAACTGCCTCAAACTCATTTACTGCAGGTTCATATTTGGCACTGCTCTGATGTGCTTTTTGGAAAATATCTTCTGTGATATGATTCACTGTATAGTGCTGCACATCTTTAATGTTCTGGATGCTATCCGGCGCTGCTGGCAACGGACGATTGATATAGCCAATTAATGCAGGATCTGCACCCAGATGTACAATATTGCTGATAACAGATAAGTTGGGAACACCTTCTTTACTAACAGTTCCCACCAAGCTTACCGGTTTAAATCCGGAAAGGCAATTAATAAAATTAGCGCGATAAAAACGCTCCCATTTTTGTATTTCACCTAAAGAATATAGCCGCATGAAATATATAATGTCTGAGTTGCTGAATTGTTGACTAATCCTTGTCAGCTTTTTCTATCGGCTTATAAAAAGCAGCACGCTTTGGTCCGGGGAATGGAATATGATCTCCTTTTAGTCCATGCCACAATACTTTATTAAATTCAAGATCGGGCACATCATCTTCCTTGGCCAGACTAAAAGCCTCAGAACGGCGCTGCCATTCATTTCTGGCAGTGTTTCGGTCTTTCAGATCCACTTTTGGCAATACAGAGGTAAAATGCGTAAGATCCGGCGTTGAGGTAAAACAACGCCACATTGGTGTTGCAGCTGCGTCGTATTGACTCATTGGAGGCATACCCAGAATTAGTTCCATGGTTCTTAGCGCAGAGGAAGTACTGTACATGGTATGATCTACAAATCCACGTTTTACAAAACCTCCTGCAACAAATGCGATACTTCTATGTGCATCAACATGGTCTGCACCATTCTGCGCATCATCTTCTACAATAAAAACAGCGGTCTCTTTCCAGATTGGGCTCTTACTTAAATATTCAACAAAAAGTCCAACTGCATAATCATTGTCTGCCACATGAGCATAAGGAGTTGGTCTGCCTAGCTTTAAGCCTTCTGTATGGTCATTCGAAAAACGGATAGAATTAAACTGTGGTACTTTATTGATAGTCAGCAAAGAATCAAAATCTTTTTTCCATTGGAAAAAACGCGTTGTATCCATCACTGAATTATTATAGCCCGTAAAGTATTTACAAAAGTTTCCTTCCAGCACCGGAATATTG is a genomic window of Sediminibacterium sp. TEGAF015 containing:
- a CDS encoding flavin reductase family protein, which produces MRLYSLGEIQKWERFYRANFINCLSGFKPVSLVGTVSKEGVPNLSVISNIVHLGADPALIGYINRPLPAAPDSIQNIKDVQHYTVNHITEDIFQKAHQSSAKYEPAVNEFEAVGLASQFEEGIPAPFVQESPVKYHLQLVEIVPISHNQTFLVIGALQHVFLSESLVQTDGFIDLEKAGSMLSLGLDGYANATMVQRLPYAKP
- a CDS encoding GNAT family N-acetyltransferase, whose amino-acid sequence is MADKYNSNMTRLESARLLIRPMSIIDAAFMLQLMNTSGWIEFIGDRNVKDRTAASNYILTRIIPSYHTYGFGLYLVLLKHSSKPVGICGLVKREDLTHPDLGFAILPEHENKGYISEACQTILEYVEKNLTISTIYGITTEKNIAAKKVLEKQGLTFLQTVQLPQNQHEFLLYAKVLHKEDVAP